In Methanosarcina siciliae T4/M, one genomic interval encodes:
- a CDS encoding M42 family metallopeptidase, producing the protein MAEDMEKSANLDEIKSLLEVFTNAHGISGFEDEVRKLLEKELEPYVDSMRTDTMGNLIAAKEGKGPSVMLAAHMDEIGLMVRYIDENGFLRFVGIGGWFGQTLLNQRVIVHGKNGSIYGVIGSKPPHVMKDEDRKKPVKIDDMFIDVGAKDREDAGNLGIEIGTTISIDQEFAPLANGKVTSKAFDNRAGVVILIEVMKRLHERKIGANVYAVGTVQEEVGLKGAKTCAFGLCPDVALALDTTIPGDHPGIGKTDSALELGKGPVVTVADASGRGLIAHPHVLKWLRETADANEVPYQLGVGSGGTTDATSIHLTKEGIPTGTVSIATRYIHSPVEVLDMTDIEACVSLIVKAIENVKTYF; encoded by the coding sequence ATGGCAGAAGATATGGAAAAAAGCGCAAACCTTGATGAAATAAAATCCCTTCTCGAAGTGTTCACAAATGCCCATGGGATTTCCGGCTTTGAAGATGAAGTCAGGAAGCTGCTCGAAAAAGAGCTCGAACCCTATGTTGACAGTATGCGGACAGATACCATGGGGAACCTTATTGCTGCTAAAGAAGGAAAAGGACCCTCTGTAATGCTGGCTGCCCATATGGACGAAATAGGGCTGATGGTCAGGTATATTGATGAGAACGGGTTTCTGCGCTTTGTCGGGATAGGGGGCTGGTTTGGCCAGACTCTTCTGAACCAGAGAGTCATCGTACACGGCAAAAACGGCTCTATTTATGGAGTTATAGGTTCCAAACCTCCTCATGTGATGAAAGACGAGGACAGGAAAAAACCCGTTAAAATCGATGATATGTTTATTGACGTCGGGGCAAAGGATAGGGAAGACGCCGGGAACCTGGGAATCGAGATAGGCACTACGATTTCTATTGACCAGGAATTCGCACCCCTGGCAAACGGGAAGGTTACCTCAAAAGCTTTTGATAACCGCGCAGGAGTTGTAATTCTCATTGAGGTCATGAAACGGCTTCATGAGCGCAAAATCGGGGCAAATGTCTATGCTGTGGGCACTGTTCAGGAAGAAGTGGGGCTTAAAGGAGCAAAAACCTGTGCTTTCGGGCTCTGTCCGGATGTCGCTCTTGCCCTTGATACAACCATTCCGGGAGACCATCCGGGTATCGGCAAGACCGATTCCGCCCTTGAACTGGGAAAAGGACCCGTAGTTACTGTAGCCGACGCATCCGGAAGAGGGCTCATAGCCCACCCACATGTTCTCAAATGGCTCCGGGAAACCGCGGATGCAAACGAGGTCCCGTATCAGCTGGGTGTAGGTTCCGGCGGCACTACTGATGCTACTTCTATCCATCTTACAAAGGAAGGCATTCCTACAGGTACGGTTAGTATAGCAACTCGCTATATCCACTCCCCGGTAGAAGTTCTGGATATGACAGATATAGAAGCGTGCGTGTCCCTGATCGTAAAGGCAATAGAAAATGTAAAAACGTACTTCTAA
- a CDS encoding sulfide/dihydroorotate dehydrogenase-like FAD/NAD-binding protein, protein MAYRILEKEEIAPSVHRMVIDAPDVAKAAKAGQFIILRIDERGERVPLTIADFEEEKGTVTVIFQEMGKTTKQLAKLSAGDSLEDLVGPLGTPADIRKLGTVILVGGGVGVAPIYPQAKAYTGAGNRVISIIGARNKDLLILEDDMEKASSELYIATDDGSKGHHGFVTDIMKRILDSGEKVARVVIIGPPIMMKVGAGVASPYDVEILVSLNSIMVDGTGMCGGCRVTVGGETKFTCVDGPEFDARKVDFVQLMNRLAMYRGEEAKAVEKYEEECRCGLH, encoded by the coding sequence ATGGCATATAGAATACTGGAAAAGGAAGAAATTGCCCCATCGGTGCACAGAATGGTAATAGACGCCCCTGACGTGGCAAAGGCTGCAAAAGCCGGACAGTTCATAATCCTCAGGATTGATGAAAGGGGGGAAAGAGTTCCTCTTACAATTGCGGATTTTGAAGAAGAGAAAGGTACGGTTACTGTAATATTTCAGGAAATGGGTAAAACCACAAAACAGCTTGCAAAGCTTTCTGCAGGCGATTCCCTTGAAGATCTTGTCGGGCCCCTCGGAACCCCTGCCGACATCAGAAAGCTTGGCACAGTAATTCTTGTAGGAGGAGGAGTGGGAGTTGCTCCGATCTACCCCCAGGCAAAGGCTTACACAGGTGCAGGCAACAGGGTAATTTCAATAATCGGTGCCCGAAACAAAGACCTCCTTATCCTTGAAGACGACATGGAAAAAGCCAGTTCCGAACTGTACATAGCAACCGATGACGGGTCAAAAGGACACCACGGGTTTGTAACCGATATCATGAAAAGGATCCTGGACAGTGGTGAAAAGGTTGCAAGGGTCGTAATTATCGGACCTCCTATCATGATGAAAGTAGGAGCAGGTGTTGCTTCCCCCTATGATGTGGAAATACTTGTCAGCCTGAACTCCATAATGGTAGACGGAACCGGGATGTGCGGAGGCTGCAGAGTTACGGTCGGCGGAGAAACGAAGTTTACATGCGTTGATGGCCCTGAATTTGACGCCCGGAAGGTTGATTTTGTCCAGCTTATGAACAGGCTTGCAATGTACCGCGGCGAAGAGGCAAAAGCTGTGGAAAAGTACGAAGAGGAATGCAGGTGCGGACTGCACTGA
- the ilvC gene encoding ketol-acid reductoisomerase, whose amino-acid sequence MATIIYDNETTFDALQDKTIAIMGYGSQGHAHARNLHESGLNVVVGLRKGSSSWEKAESDGLKVMSVEEAAKAADVIMILLPDEKQAAVYYSQIEPNLEAGNALVFAHGFNIHYNQIVPPKDVDVFMVAPKGPGHIVRRTYTEGIGVPGLIAVYQDATGKARDLALAYAKGIGATRAGVYETTFREETETDLFGEQVDLCGGLSSLIKTAFEVLVEAGYQPEMAYFETCHEVKLIVDLIYEGGLERMWHSVSNTAEYGGMTVGPRVINEESREAMYEALEKIQNGEFAKEFVLEGMVNHPVLKAMERQEKEHQLEVVGKQIRANIPWLNKKIDDD is encoded by the coding sequence ATGGCAACGATAATTTATGATAACGAAACAACTTTTGATGCACTTCAAGATAAAACAATTGCAATAATGGGTTACGGAAGCCAGGGCCATGCGCACGCCAGAAATCTGCATGAATCCGGGCTCAATGTTGTGGTCGGGCTCAGGAAAGGCAGCTCCAGCTGGGAAAAAGCCGAGTCTGATGGTCTGAAGGTTATGTCTGTCGAAGAAGCTGCAAAAGCTGCAGACGTTATCATGATTCTCCTTCCGGACGAAAAACAGGCAGCTGTTTACTATTCTCAGATTGAACCCAATCTGGAAGCCGGTAACGCCCTTGTTTTTGCCCACGGATTCAATATCCACTACAACCAGATCGTGCCTCCGAAAGATGTTGACGTCTTCATGGTCGCTCCCAAAGGCCCCGGCCACATTGTCAGGAGAACCTACACAGAAGGCATCGGAGTGCCGGGCCTGATTGCAGTCTACCAGGACGCAACCGGAAAAGCAAGAGACCTTGCACTGGCCTACGCTAAGGGTATCGGGGCAACCAGGGCAGGAGTTTACGAGACCACTTTCCGTGAAGAAACCGAAACCGACCTTTTCGGAGAACAGGTTGACCTCTGCGGAGGGCTTTCCTCACTTATCAAGACCGCTTTTGAAGTGCTTGTGGAAGCAGGATACCAGCCTGAAATGGCCTATTTCGAAACCTGCCATGAAGTCAAGCTCATTGTTGACCTTATCTACGAAGGCGGGCTTGAGAGGATGTGGCACTCCGTTTCCAACACTGCTGAATACGGCGGCATGACCGTTGGCCCGAGAGTCATCAATGAAGAATCCCGTGAAGCCATGTACGAAGCCCTTGAAAAGATCCAGAACGGTGAGTTTGCAAAGGAATTCGTTCTTGAAGGCATGGTTAACCACCCCGTACTCAAAGCCATGGAACGCCAGGAAAAGGAACACCAGCTTGAGGTTGTCGGAAAACAGATCCGGGCAAACATTCCCTGGCTCAACAAGAAGATTGATGACGACTAA
- a CDS encoding (R)-citramalate synthase produces the protein MILFENIHFLDTTLRDGEQTPGVALTREKKLLIARALDEMRVNVIEAGSAITSAGERESIKAVANAGLDAEICSYCRIVKMDVDHALECDVDSIHLVAPVSDLHIKTKIKKDRDAVRQIAAEVTEYAKDHGLIVELSGEDASRADPEFLKAIYSDGIDAGADRLCFCDTVGLLVPEKTTEIFRDLSSSLKVPISIHCHNDFGLATANTVAALAAGAKQAHVTINGLGERAGNASLEEVVMSLEWLYKYDTGIKHEQIYRTSRLVSRLTGIPVSPNKALVGGNAFTHEAGIHVHGLLADKSTYEPMSPEYIGRQRQIVLGKHAGRSSITLALKEMGLEADDAQTEEIFNRVKQMGDQGKHITDADLQTIAETVLDIYKEPIVKLEEFTIVSGNRVTPTASIKLNVKEKEIVQAGIGNGPVDAAINAIRRAVSSCAEDVILEEYHVDSITGGTDALVEVRVKLSKNGKVITASGARTDIIMASVEAVMNGMNRLIREE, from the coding sequence ATTATATTATTCGAAAACATCCACTTTCTGGATACTACTTTGAGAGACGGTGAACAAACACCTGGCGTAGCCCTGACCAGAGAGAAGAAACTCTTAATTGCACGGGCCCTTGATGAGATGAGAGTTAATGTTATCGAGGCCGGCTCTGCAATTACTTCTGCCGGGGAAAGGGAATCAATCAAAGCCGTAGCGAATGCCGGGCTTGATGCCGAAATCTGCAGCTACTGCAGGATTGTAAAAATGGACGTTGACCATGCTCTTGAGTGCGACGTCGATTCAATCCACCTTGTAGCTCCGGTTTCGGACCTGCACATCAAAACGAAGATCAAAAAGGACCGGGATGCAGTAAGGCAGATCGCAGCCGAAGTTACCGAGTATGCCAAAGACCACGGTCTGATCGTAGAGTTGAGCGGAGAAGATGCCTCGCGTGCGGATCCGGAGTTCTTAAAAGCCATTTATTCCGACGGAATAGATGCCGGAGCTGACAGGTTATGTTTCTGCGATACTGTAGGGCTCCTGGTGCCTGAAAAGACCACTGAGATTTTCCGGGACCTGTCTTCTTCCCTGAAAGTCCCGATAAGCATTCACTGTCACAATGACTTCGGTTTAGCAACTGCAAACACGGTTGCTGCGCTTGCGGCAGGAGCAAAGCAGGCCCATGTGACAATTAATGGTTTAGGGGAAAGGGCCGGAAACGCCTCGCTTGAAGAAGTCGTAATGAGCCTGGAATGGCTCTATAAATACGACACCGGTATCAAGCACGAGCAGATATACCGGACTTCAAGGCTTGTAAGCCGGCTTACCGGAATTCCCGTGTCTCCCAACAAAGCCCTTGTAGGGGGAAATGCGTTCACTCACGAAGCAGGAATCCATGTGCACGGGCTTCTGGCTGACAAGTCAACCTATGAGCCGATGAGTCCCGAATATATCGGGCGGCAGCGCCAGATCGTACTTGGAAAGCATGCCGGAAGGAGCTCTATCACTCTTGCCTTAAAGGAAATGGGACTTGAAGCTGATGACGCCCAGACTGAAGAAATCTTCAACAGGGTCAAGCAGATGGGCGACCAGGGCAAGCATATCACCGATGCTGACCTGCAGACCATCGCGGAAACCGTGCTTGATATCTACAAAGAGCCTATTGTAAAATTAGAAGAGTTCACCATTGTATCCGGAAACCGCGTTACTCCAACCGCTTCCATAAAACTCAATGTAAAAGAAAAGGAAATCGTACAGGCTGGAATCGGAAACGGCCCTGTGGATGCTGCGATCAATGCTATCCGAAGAGCTGTAAGTTCCTGTGCTGAAGACGTAATCCTTGAAGAGTACCATGTAGACTCGATTACCGGCGGGACTGACGCTCTTGTAGAGGTAAGGGTAAAACTTTCCAAGAACGGAAAGGTAATTACTGCAAGCGGGGCAAGAACGGACATTATTATGGCCTCTGTAGAAGCCGTAATGAACGGGATGAACCGCCTTATCCGGGAAGAGTAA
- a CDS encoding acetolactate synthase large subunit, with amino-acid sequence MTTGSTEKVNGAKALIKCLEKEGVDTLFGYPGGQIIPFYNELYDSDLRHILVRHEQAAAHAADGYARATGKTGVCVSTSGPGATNLVTGIATAYMDSVPIVALTGQVPRSLIGNDAFQEADITGITMPITKHNYLVQDPLEIPRIVKEAFHIASTGRPGPVLIDLPKDVQNIEIDLQYPDKVALRGYKPTYKGNTQQIKRAAEEIANSCRPIIYAGGGVISSNASAELVEMAETLMAPVTTTLMGISAIPTEHPLYVGMLGMHGCKYANYAVQESDLIIAVGARFDDRVTGKLESFAPNARVIHIDVDPAEISKNVKVHVPIVGDAKQILKSLIKYVRRCNSTEWIEKIKQWKKEYPLAYREVCSDTIMPQFVVEQISEVCKDAIIVTEVGQHQMWSAQYFKYSKPRTFLTSGGLGTMGYGLPAAMGAKVGKPDKNVINIAGDGSFQMNSQELATLVQNDIPVVSVILNNGYLGMVRQWQELFYDRRYSHTFIKGSVDFVKLAEAYGALGLRAEKPSEVRPAIEEAVESGRPAVVEVIVECEANVYPMVPAGAAINEIIDLEEH; translated from the coding sequence ATGACAACCGGGTCAACAGAAAAAGTCAACGGCGCAAAGGCTCTAATAAAGTGCCTTGAAAAGGAAGGGGTTGACACTCTCTTCGGATACCCCGGAGGGCAGATCATTCCTTTCTACAACGAACTCTATGATTCAGATCTGCGCCACATACTTGTACGCCACGAACAGGCAGCAGCTCACGCGGCGGACGGGTACGCTCGTGCTACTGGAAAGACCGGGGTCTGCGTTTCTACTTCAGGTCCCGGAGCAACCAACCTGGTAACAGGCATTGCTACCGCATATATGGACTCAGTGCCAATTGTAGCCTTAACCGGCCAGGTACCAAGGTCCCTTATCGGAAACGATGCTTTCCAGGAAGCAGATATTACCGGCATTACTATGCCAATTACCAAGCACAACTATCTCGTACAGGACCCATTAGAAATCCCGAGGATTGTAAAAGAAGCCTTCCATATTGCTTCAACCGGAAGGCCTGGCCCGGTATTAATTGACCTTCCAAAGGATGTACAGAATATAGAGATTGACTTACAATATCCTGACAAGGTAGCGCTCAGAGGCTACAAGCCCACTTACAAGGGTAATACGCAGCAAATAAAACGAGCCGCCGAAGAGATTGCAAACTCCTGTAGACCCATAATCTATGCAGGAGGAGGAGTTATAAGTTCGAACGCGAGTGCGGAGCTCGTTGAGATGGCCGAGACTCTCATGGCTCCGGTTACCACTACCCTTATGGGGATAAGCGCTATCCCGACTGAACACCCCCTCTATGTCGGAATGCTCGGAATGCACGGGTGCAAATACGCAAACTATGCAGTTCAGGAGTCCGATCTTATTATTGCTGTGGGCGCAAGGTTTGACGACCGGGTTACCGGCAAACTTGAGTCTTTTGCCCCCAACGCCAGGGTTATCCATATTGATGTTGACCCTGCCGAGATCTCCAAGAATGTAAAGGTGCATGTGCCTATTGTCGGGGACGCAAAGCAGATACTCAAGTCTCTTATCAAATATGTCCGGCGCTGCAATTCCACTGAATGGATTGAAAAGATAAAACAGTGGAAGAAGGAGTATCCTCTTGCCTACAGAGAGGTGTGTTCGGATACTATAATGCCTCAGTTTGTTGTCGAGCAGATCTCCGAAGTCTGTAAAGATGCAATCATAGTTACGGAAGTCGGGCAACATCAGATGTGGTCAGCTCAGTACTTCAAATATAGTAAACCCAGGACCTTCCTTACTTCAGGCGGGCTCGGTACAATGGGATACGGGCTTCCTGCAGCCATGGGTGCCAAGGTCGGAAAGCCGGATAAGAACGTTATCAATATCGCAGGCGATGGCTCTTTCCAGATGAACTCTCAGGAGCTTGCAACCCTGGTCCAGAACGATATCCCTGTTGTTTCCGTGATCCTGAACAACGGTTACCTGGGCATGGTCAGGCAGTGGCAGGAACTCTTCTATGACCGGAGGTATTCCCACACCTTCATCAAGGGCAGTGTTGACTTCGTAAAGCTTGCCGAAGCCTACGGTGCACTCGGACTGCGTGCGGAAAAGCCTTCCGAAGTCAGGCCTGCAATCGAAGAGGCTGTAGAGTCCGGAAGGCCTGCTGTTGTCGAAGTGATTGTTGAATGTGAAGCAAATGTCTATCCGATGGTGCCGGCAGGAGCTGCAATTAATGAGATCATCGACCTGGAGGAACACTGA
- a CDS encoding lipid II:glycine glycyltransferase FemX, with amino-acid sequence MISTDVEIKVESGGVYIICRRVKIEDKEQWNNVVKESLNGTFYHTWEWNDVIEKGLNSESLSVAVEDEEEHKLIGIFPFFIRNLFEDYRINKYFPTISNNFQIGCSPHHKLYSFGGPCVLSSVTNCEEIYKLIFDSIDSYSKDKKNITGHLIYPYHNCLDSALIQNGYTKTGIKKTAIINIDKNLTEICKGFKKQFSRDIKKASKKGIIIYESQNYEEDIDLYYNQFQKLLIDRVIERTGNCYGRVSYALVPYSYFEKLRDILFPKKMARLFFAEYNGVKVGALINFYYKDTIYLGHTTVLRGKYNGLNVSKLLMWHIIVDGKKNGFKNLDVSGLHPNESHGQYQFKMGFKGQVKEIGVYKKSYRYNEIKHAKAIIYKHAKATIIELRKLQ; translated from the coding sequence GTGATCTCTACGGATGTGGAGATAAAGGTTGAATCTGGGGGGGTTTATATCATTTGCAGGAGGGTAAAAATCGAAGATAAAGAACAATGGAATAATGTTGTTAAAGAAAGTCTTAACGGGACTTTTTATCATACTTGGGAATGGAACGATGTTATAGAAAAAGGGTTAAACTCTGAATCTTTATCCGTAGCAGTCGAAGACGAGGAAGAACATAAATTAATTGGGATCTTTCCATTTTTTATCAGAAATCTTTTTGAAGATTACAGAATTAACAAATATTTTCCAACTATTTCAAATAATTTTCAAATAGGTTGTTCTCCTCATCATAAATTATATAGTTTTGGAGGTCCCTGTGTCCTTTCCAGTGTTACCAATTGTGAAGAGATTTATAAGTTGATTTTCGATTCTATTGATTCGTATAGCAAAGACAAAAAAAACATTACTGGTCATTTGATATATCCTTATCATAATTGTCTGGATTCGGCGCTAATTCAAAATGGGTATACAAAGACAGGAATCAAAAAAACTGCTATAATAAATATAGATAAGAATCTCACTGAAATATGCAAAGGGTTCAAAAAACAATTCAGTAGAGATATAAAAAAAGCTTCAAAAAAAGGGATAATTATATACGAAAGTCAGAACTATGAGGAAGATATAGACCTTTACTATAATCAATTCCAGAAACTCTTAATCGACAGAGTTATTGAAAGAACTGGAAATTGTTATGGGAGAGTATCATACGCCTTGGTGCCATATTCGTATTTTGAAAAACTCCGTGACATCCTTTTTCCGAAAAAAATGGCAAGATTATTCTTTGCAGAATACAATGGAGTAAAAGTTGGAGCATTAATAAACTTTTACTATAAGGATACGATATATCTGGGTCACACCACGGTATTGAGAGGCAAATACAACGGTCTTAACGTTTCTAAACTCTTAATGTGGCACATCATAGTGGACGGAAAGAAAAACGGCTTCAAGAATCTTGACGTATCGGGCCTTCACCCAAATGAATCACATGGTCAATATCAGTTTAAAATGGGATTTAAGGGTCAGGTCAAAGAAATAGGGGTGTACAAGAAATCGTACAGATATAATGAGATTAAACATGCAAAAGCAATTATTTATAAACATGCAAAAGCAACTATTATTGAACTTAGAAAGCTACAGTAA
- a CDS encoding nitroreductase family protein: protein MPVTGESKVIETIINRRSVREFTDKLISKEGINTILNAGRWAPSGLNNQPWRFAVIRDPETIQKLSECTNYSKTVAGAPLLITAFLDSENSYNRTKDIQAIGASIQNMLLACCELGLGAVWLGEILNQHEKVNSILGCPSKLELMAVLAIGDPAPGKRTSTRKALSELVFEEKYGEKWEE from the coding sequence ATGCCAGTAACAGGAGAAAGCAAAGTCATTGAAACCATCATCAATAGAAGGAGTGTCCGGGAGTTTACGGACAAACTCATCAGCAAGGAAGGAATCAACACAATCCTCAATGCGGGCCGCTGGGCTCCTTCCGGTTTGAACAACCAGCCCTGGCGTTTCGCAGTTATCAGGGACCCCGAAACCATACAGAAGCTCTCGGAATGCACTAATTATTCTAAAACAGTGGCAGGAGCCCCCTTACTTATCACAGCCTTCCTTGATTCCGAAAATTCGTACAACAGGACAAAAGATATCCAGGCAATAGGGGCTTCCATCCAGAACATGCTCCTTGCCTGCTGTGAGCTCGGCCTGGGGGCAGTCTGGCTCGGAGAAATCCTGAACCAGCATGAAAAGGTTAATTCAATCCTGGGTTGCCCATCAAAGCTCGAACTTATGGCAGTGCTTGCTATAGGGGATCCCGCCCCCGGAAAAAGAACTTCTACAAGGAAAGCCCTTTCGGAACTTGTGTTTGAAGAAAAATATGGGGAGAAGTGGGAAGAGTGA
- the gltA gene encoding NADPH-dependent glutamate synthase → MQEVQGEKTGKTKKERTPMPEQPAEERRKNFNEVTLGYTKEDALAEASRCLACKDPKCVEGCPVNVDIPGFIQLICEENFEGAIEKIKATNALPAICGRVCPQETQCEARCVLGKKSQPVAIGRLERFCADYELVKGVEAPEVMPPTGQKVAVVGSGPAGLTAAADLAKLGHKVTIFESLHRAGGVLSYGIPEFRLPKEIVRQEVEYIKKLGVDVKPNYIIGRIKTLDELCDDFDAVFLGTGAGLPNFMRIEGENLNGVYSANEFLTRVNLMKAYDPEYDTTVRHGKHVVVVGGGNVAMDAARSALRLGADEVSIVYRRGEDEMPARREEVEHAKEEGITFRLLTNPIRIHGDEKFNITGVECIKMELGEPDKSGRRSPVPVEGSGFLIPADVVIIAIGTSPNPIIFKGSEGLEQNRRGTVVADEETGATSKCGVFAGGDVVTGAATVISAMGAGKKAAKAIDAFLKEK, encoded by the coding sequence ATGCAAGAAGTACAAGGAGAAAAAACGGGAAAAACAAAGAAAGAAAGAACCCCGATGCCAGAGCAGCCCGCAGAAGAGCGCAGGAAGAACTTTAATGAAGTAACCCTCGGCTACACAAAAGAAGATGCCCTTGCCGAAGCTTCTCGCTGCCTTGCCTGCAAAGACCCGAAGTGTGTTGAGGGCTGCCCTGTGAATGTGGACATTCCGGGCTTTATTCAACTTATCTGCGAGGAAAACTTTGAAGGGGCAATCGAAAAAATCAAAGCCACAAACGCCCTCCCTGCAATCTGCGGCCGCGTCTGCCCCCAGGAAACCCAGTGTGAAGCCCGCTGTGTTCTCGGGAAGAAGAGTCAGCCCGTTGCAATCGGAAGGCTTGAGCGTTTCTGCGCGGACTATGAGCTCGTAAAGGGTGTGGAGGCCCCTGAAGTCATGCCCCCGACAGGCCAGAAGGTAGCAGTTGTGGGTTCCGGTCCTGCAGGGCTTACTGCCGCAGCAGACCTTGCAAAGCTCGGGCACAAAGTAACAATCTTTGAATCCCTGCACAGAGCCGGAGGAGTCCTGAGTTACGGCATCCCCGAGTTCAGGCTTCCGAAAGAAATTGTGAGGCAGGAAGTAGAATATATCAAAAAGCTAGGGGTAGATGTCAAACCCAATTATATCATTGGCAGGATCAAGACCCTAGACGAACTCTGTGACGATTTCGATGCCGTCTTTCTGGGTACGGGCGCGGGGCTTCCGAACTTCATGAGAATCGAAGGCGAAAACTTAAACGGTGTATATTCCGCAAACGAATTCCTGACCCGCGTAAACCTCATGAAAGCGTATGACCCCGAATATGACACAACAGTCAGGCACGGAAAACATGTGGTTGTTGTGGGAGGCGGAAACGTGGCAATGGACGCAGCCCGCTCTGCTCTCCGCCTTGGCGCCGACGAGGTAAGCATAGTCTACCGCCGCGGCGAAGACGAGATGCCCGCCCGCCGGGAAGAAGTCGAGCACGCCAAAGAAGAAGGCATAACTTTCAGACTCCTTACAAACCCTATCCGTATCCACGGGGACGAAAAGTTCAACATAACAGGCGTCGAATGCATAAAAATGGAACTTGGAGAACCCGATAAGTCCGGCAGGAGAAGCCCTGTCCCTGTAGAAGGTTCGGGGTTCCTTATCCCTGCAGATGTTGTGATAATCGCCATAGGCACCTCCCCGAACCCGATCATTTTCAAAGGCTCGGAAGGCCTTGAACAGAACAGGCGGGGCACTGTTGTTGCTGACGAGGAAACCGGCGCAACATCCAAATGCGGAGTCTTTGCCGGCGGAGACGTGGTCACAGGTGCAGCAACAGTAATCAGTGCGATGGGCGCAGGTAAAAAAGCTGCAAAGGCAATTGATGCGTTTTTGAAAGAAAAGTGA
- the ilvN gene encoding acetolactate synthase small subunit, with the protein MKHTLAVLVENKSGVLTRVASLFSRRGYNIDSLAVGVTEDPDISRITIVVHGDDHVLEQVTKQLNKLIDVIKVSDIGSDDAVERELALIKVSADVNTRSEIIQIANIFRARIVDVAPKSMTVEVTGDESKIQAIEKLLRQFGIKEMVRTGKIAMVRGPKKV; encoded by the coding sequence ATGAAACACACGCTTGCAGTCCTTGTGGAAAATAAGTCAGGTGTGCTCACCAGAGTTGCCTCCCTTTTCTCAAGGCGCGGATACAATATAGACAGCCTGGCTGTGGGAGTTACCGAAGACCCTGATATTTCGAGAATAACCATTGTTGTGCATGGGGATGACCATGTGCTTGAACAGGTAACAAAGCAGCTCAACAAGCTTATAGATGTTATCAAGGTCTCGGATATCGGAAGCGATGATGCGGTTGAGCGGGAGCTTGCCCTTATCAAGGTCTCAGCGGATGTGAACACAAGGTCGGAGATTATCCAGATAGCTAATATCTTCAGGGCCAGGATAGTGGATGTTGCCCCCAAGTCCATGACCGTTGAGGTAACAGGGGACGAAAGCAAGATTCAGGCAATTGAAAAACTTCTCCGCCAGTTCGGGATCAAGGAAATGGTCAGGACAGGCAAGATTGCAATGGTGCGCGGGCCAAAGAAGGTTTAA
- a CDS encoding prefoldin subunit beta, whose product MTSELPPQIQNQIAQLQQVQQQVQALTMQKSQIEAMQKESKMALEELEKLADDAVVYRNVGELVIKTSKEESVSKLKDREETLSLRLQSVSRQEERLTTRFKQLQEQIQQALGPRAQ is encoded by the coding sequence ATGACTTCAGAATTACCTCCTCAAATCCAGAACCAGATAGCACAGCTTCAGCAGGTACAGCAGCAAGTTCAGGCTCTTACCATGCAGAAATCTCAAATTGAAGCTATGCAGAAAGAGTCCAAAATGGCTCTCGAAGAACTAGAAAAGCTGGCTGATGATGCGGTGGTTTACCGTAATGTAGGAGAACTGGTAATAAAAACAAGCAAAGAGGAGTCCGTTTCAAAACTTAAAGACAGAGAAGAAACACTCTCACTCAGACTTCAGTCTGTTTCCAGACAGGAAGAAAGGCTCACTACCCGCTTCAAACAGCTTCAGGAACAGATCCAACAGGCACTAGGCCCCAGAGCACAATAA